GCCTGTCCAGAAGAAGAAGCGCGTTCCTGCGACTTCGCCTATCGTTCCAGGAAGCGGCCTCGCCTCGGAGAGGTAGTTTCATAAAGCATTTATCAACCTGGTCCAACGGCCTTTTCTGTTGACAGAAGAGGCCGTTCCCTTTAACGTGCCTCCATAGTCGATGGCGATTGATCTCTGGTTTTGATCTGATTTCCTGTCACCGTACTCCTCCCACTTGCATCACGGCCTGGCATTTTCTGTAGTTTCACCGGTTGAAGCTGGCCTTCCCTTCCAACATGGAACGGCCTCCAGTACAACCGGCAATCATTCCGGAAAACAAACCAAGAAAGGTCCTATGATGAAAAAACTTCTACTTGCTCTGATCTCCATTGGGGTGACCTTACCGGCTGTTGCGCAAAACAAGATTGATGATCGCCTGGGCAACTCCGCCGAAGTGTTGAAGCAGATCCTTGCCAGACCCGATGGAATCCCCCAGAATCTCCTCGATAAATCCGTATGTGTGCTCGTCTTCCCCGCTGTCAAAAAAGTAGGAATCGGTCTGGGCGTAACCTATGGCCGTGGGGTCATCGTCTGCCGATCCGGCACGGACATGACCGGTCCGTGGTCTGCTCCCGCAATGTACAAACTCGATGTCGGCAGCTTAGGGTTGCAGCTGGGCAGTTCTTCCACGGACTACGTCCTGCTGGTCGAAACCAAAACCGGAGCGCAGAAGGTTCTATCCGGCAAGCTCAAACTTGGTGCTGACGCAACCGCCGTTGCCGGGCCAACTGGAGCGAAGGCGGTCGCTGCCAACGATCCAAACGTCGATATTCTCACCTACTCCAGGCCCAAAGGCGGATTGTTTGCCGGAGCTTCTATCGGTAGCGCTTCCATGGACACCGACACCGACGCGAACAAGTCGGTTTACGGCAAAGACATCACAGCAACCGAGATCGTCCGCGAGGGAGGCGTTACCATAACGCCCGCGGGTAAAGCCCTCGACAACATCC
The Edaphobacter lichenicola genome window above contains:
- a CDS encoding lipid-binding SYLF domain-containing protein gives rise to the protein MMKKLLLALISIGVTLPAVAQNKIDDRLGNSAEVLKQILARPDGIPQNLLDKSVCVLVFPAVKKVGIGLGVTYGRGVIVCRSGTDMTGPWSAPAMYKLDVGSLGLQLGSSSTDYVLLVETKTGAQKVLSGKLKLGADATAVAGPTGAKAVAANDPNVDILTYSRPKGGLFAGASIGSASMDTDTDANKSVYGKDITATEIVREGGVTITPAGKALDNILRKASPTRSQTAN